The following proteins are encoded in a genomic region of Sesamum indicum cultivar Zhongzhi No. 13 linkage group LG8, S_indicum_v1.0, whole genome shotgun sequence:
- the LOC105168147 gene encoding protein NRT1/ PTR FAMILY 4.6 isoform X2, whose amino-acid sequence MHSILSINLPKAHTLLLHPSSSSLFSLHLNPNLNTIILHTQLSTHHHQALYQTMDDKEEVESSSRSRWDGYVDWRGKPALRGTHGGITPAFFVLVVEVLENLAYLASASNLVLYLTHYMHFSPSESANAVTNFMGTAFLLALLGGFFSDAFLTTYRIYLISAATEFLGLVILTVQAQSASLKPPKCDNARPDIPCQQVHGAKAALLFLGLYLVALGVGGIKGSLPAHGAEQFDEDTPQGRKQRSTFFNYFVFALSCGALIAVTLVVWIEDNMGWQWGFGVSTLIILLSVPIFLGGSTFYRNKVPLGSPLTTICKVLIASVLNTFTPRSSSNAIASMATSPSPNPLSEEIDAEDNIKVSESCESPSDSLNFPNRAVVRKPGYAMLKCSVQQVEEVKTVVRILPIFACTIVLNCCLAQLSTFSVQQAATMNTKLGSLNVPPASLPVFPVVFIMILAPLYDHVIIPFARRVTKSEMGISHLQRIGIGLVLSIIAMAVAAVVEVKRKRVATNSGLLDSTKPLPVTFLWIAFQYLFLGSADLFTLAGLLEFFFTEAPFSMRSLATSLSFASLAMGYYLSTVIVSIVNGVTGGSRHKPWLSGSNLNDYHLDRFYWLLCSLSGLNFMQYLFWATRYKYRSTQNKS is encoded by the exons GATGATAAGGAGGAAGTGGAGAGTAGCAGCAGATCAAGATGGGATGGATATGTGGATTGGAGGGGGAAACCTGCTTTGAGGGGCACACATGGTGGCATCACCCCTGCCTTCTTTGTTTTGG TTGTGGAGGTACTGGAGAACCTGGCATACTTGGCAAGTGCAAGCAACTTGGTGTTGTACCTCACGCATTACATGCATTTTTCTCCGTCGGAATCTGCCAACGCCGTCACCAATTTTATGGGGACGGCGTTTCTTCTCGCCCTCCTCGGTGGCTTCTTCTCCGATGCTTTTTTAACCACTTACCGCATCTACTTGATCAGTGCTGCTACTGAATTCCTA GGTCTCGTAATACTAACGGTGCAAGCGCAATCGGCTTCCTTAAAACCACCAAAATGTGACAATGCTAGACCAGACATACCATGCCAGCAGGTTCATGGTGCAAAGGCTGCATTGCTCTTCTTAGGCCTCTATCTAGTGGCCCTTGGAGTGGGAGGCATCAAGGGTTCGTTGCCGGCCCATGGAGCCGAGCAGTTTGACGAGGATACACCTCAAGGACGAAAACAACGATCAACTTTCTTCAACTACTTCGTTTTTGCACTCTCGTGTGGTGCCCTTATTGCAGTGACCTTAGTTGTCTGGATTGAAGACAACATGGGATGGCAATGGGGGTTCGGAGTTTCCACGTTGATAATATTGCTGTCTGTCCCGATATTTCTAGGTGGTTCGACGTTTTATAGGAATAAGGTTCCACTTGGAAGTCCACTAACGACGATCTGCAAG GTTCTCATTGCGTCTGTACTGAACACTTTTACGCCGAGAAGTTCAAGCAATGCTATTGCAAGTATGGCGACAAGCCCTTCACCAAACCCATTGTCTGAGGAAATAGATGCAGAAGATAACATCAAAGTCTCAGAATCATGTGAGTCTCCATCAGACAGCCTCAATTTTCCCAATAGAGCAGTGGTAAGAAAACCGGGCTATGCCATGCTGAAATGCTCTGTACAACAAGTGGAAGAAGTCAAGACTGTCGTAAGAATCCTCCCCATCTTTGCTTGCACCATAGTCCTCAACTGCTGTCTTGCTCAGCTCTCCACCTTTTCGGTCCAACAAGCTGCCACCATGAACACGAAACTCGGATCCTTAAACGTCCCACCTGCCTCTCTTCCTGTTTTCCCAGTTGTCTTCATAATGATCCTTGCACCGTTATACGATCACGTGATCATCCCTTTTGCACGTCGAGTGACAAAATCCGAGATGGGCATTTCTCACCTCCAGCGCATTGGAATCGGCCTAGTTCTCTCCATTATAGCCATGGCTGTGGCTGCAGTGGTTGAAGTCAAGCGTAAGAGAGTAGCTACCAACTCGGGACTGCTCGACTCCACCAAGCCGTTGCCTGTTACGTTTCTTTGGATCGCGTTTCAGTACCTGTTTCTTGGCTCGGCTGATCTTTTCACCTTAGCAGGGCTGCTGGAGTTTTTCTTCACAGAAGCACCGTTCAGCATGAGATCATTGGCGACTTCTTTATCTTTTGCATCACTTGCAATGGGATATTACCTGAGTACGGTCATTGTATCAATAGTTAACGGTGTCACAGGCGGCTCCAGGCACAAGCCATGGCTCTCCGGCAGCAACCTGAATGACTACCACCTCGACAGATTCTACTGGCTATTGTGCTCGTTAAGTGGACTGAACTTCATGCAGTATCTTTTCTGGGCTACAAGGTACAAGTACAGATCAACACAAAACAAGTCCTAG
- the LOC105168147 gene encoding protein NRT1/ PTR FAMILY 4.6 isoform X1 produces MHSILSINLPKAHTLLLHPSSSSLFSLHLNPNLNTIILHTQLSTHHHQALYQTMLIMHVVVIYDDDDDEQDDKEEVESSSRSRWDGYVDWRGKPALRGTHGGITPAFFVLVVEVLENLAYLASASNLVLYLTHYMHFSPSESANAVTNFMGTAFLLALLGGFFSDAFLTTYRIYLISAATEFLGLVILTVQAQSASLKPPKCDNARPDIPCQQVHGAKAALLFLGLYLVALGVGGIKGSLPAHGAEQFDEDTPQGRKQRSTFFNYFVFALSCGALIAVTLVVWIEDNMGWQWGFGVSTLIILLSVPIFLGGSTFYRNKVPLGSPLTTICKVLIASVLNTFTPRSSSNAIASMATSPSPNPLSEEIDAEDNIKVSESCESPSDSLNFPNRAVVRKPGYAMLKCSVQQVEEVKTVVRILPIFACTIVLNCCLAQLSTFSVQQAATMNTKLGSLNVPPASLPVFPVVFIMILAPLYDHVIIPFARRVTKSEMGISHLQRIGIGLVLSIIAMAVAAVVEVKRKRVATNSGLLDSTKPLPVTFLWIAFQYLFLGSADLFTLAGLLEFFFTEAPFSMRSLATSLSFASLAMGYYLSTVIVSIVNGVTGGSRHKPWLSGSNLNDYHLDRFYWLLCSLSGLNFMQYLFWATRYKYRSTQNKS; encoded by the exons TTGTGgttatatatgatgatgatgatgatgaacaGGATGATAAGGAGGAAGTGGAGAGTAGCAGCAGATCAAGATGGGATGGATATGTGGATTGGAGGGGGAAACCTGCTTTGAGGGGCACACATGGTGGCATCACCCCTGCCTTCTTTGTTTTGG TTGTGGAGGTACTGGAGAACCTGGCATACTTGGCAAGTGCAAGCAACTTGGTGTTGTACCTCACGCATTACATGCATTTTTCTCCGTCGGAATCTGCCAACGCCGTCACCAATTTTATGGGGACGGCGTTTCTTCTCGCCCTCCTCGGTGGCTTCTTCTCCGATGCTTTTTTAACCACTTACCGCATCTACTTGATCAGTGCTGCTACTGAATTCCTA GGTCTCGTAATACTAACGGTGCAAGCGCAATCGGCTTCCTTAAAACCACCAAAATGTGACAATGCTAGACCAGACATACCATGCCAGCAGGTTCATGGTGCAAAGGCTGCATTGCTCTTCTTAGGCCTCTATCTAGTGGCCCTTGGAGTGGGAGGCATCAAGGGTTCGTTGCCGGCCCATGGAGCCGAGCAGTTTGACGAGGATACACCTCAAGGACGAAAACAACGATCAACTTTCTTCAACTACTTCGTTTTTGCACTCTCGTGTGGTGCCCTTATTGCAGTGACCTTAGTTGTCTGGATTGAAGACAACATGGGATGGCAATGGGGGTTCGGAGTTTCCACGTTGATAATATTGCTGTCTGTCCCGATATTTCTAGGTGGTTCGACGTTTTATAGGAATAAGGTTCCACTTGGAAGTCCACTAACGACGATCTGCAAG GTTCTCATTGCGTCTGTACTGAACACTTTTACGCCGAGAAGTTCAAGCAATGCTATTGCAAGTATGGCGACAAGCCCTTCACCAAACCCATTGTCTGAGGAAATAGATGCAGAAGATAACATCAAAGTCTCAGAATCATGTGAGTCTCCATCAGACAGCCTCAATTTTCCCAATAGAGCAGTGGTAAGAAAACCGGGCTATGCCATGCTGAAATGCTCTGTACAACAAGTGGAAGAAGTCAAGACTGTCGTAAGAATCCTCCCCATCTTTGCTTGCACCATAGTCCTCAACTGCTGTCTTGCTCAGCTCTCCACCTTTTCGGTCCAACAAGCTGCCACCATGAACACGAAACTCGGATCCTTAAACGTCCCACCTGCCTCTCTTCCTGTTTTCCCAGTTGTCTTCATAATGATCCTTGCACCGTTATACGATCACGTGATCATCCCTTTTGCACGTCGAGTGACAAAATCCGAGATGGGCATTTCTCACCTCCAGCGCATTGGAATCGGCCTAGTTCTCTCCATTATAGCCATGGCTGTGGCTGCAGTGGTTGAAGTCAAGCGTAAGAGAGTAGCTACCAACTCGGGACTGCTCGACTCCACCAAGCCGTTGCCTGTTACGTTTCTTTGGATCGCGTTTCAGTACCTGTTTCTTGGCTCGGCTGATCTTTTCACCTTAGCAGGGCTGCTGGAGTTTTTCTTCACAGAAGCACCGTTCAGCATGAGATCATTGGCGACTTCTTTATCTTTTGCATCACTTGCAATGGGATATTACCTGAGTACGGTCATTGTATCAATAGTTAACGGTGTCACAGGCGGCTCCAGGCACAAGCCATGGCTCTCCGGCAGCAACCTGAATGACTACCACCTCGACAGATTCTACTGGCTATTGTGCTCGTTAAGTGGACTGAACTTCATGCAGTATCTTTTCTGGGCTACAAGGTACAAGTACAGATCAACACAAAACAAGTCCTAG